One stretch of Streptomyces peucetius DNA includes these proteins:
- the ctaD gene encoding cytochrome c oxidase subunit I, which yields MAASTTEPPTLVPVKGRRWGSVVVTWVTTTDHKKIGHLYLIASFMFFVMGGVMALLLRAELARPGMQIISNEQYNQMFTLHGTIMLLLFATPTFAGFANAVMPLQIGAPDVAFPRLNMLSFWLFLFGGLIVVSSLLTPQGAADFGWTAYTPLSGDTRTPQVGGDLWIMGLALSGFGTILGAVNFITTIIGLRMPGMTMFRMPIFTWNILLTSVLVILAFPVLAAALLVLEADRRFGAQVFSPEHGGALLWQHLFWFFGHPEVYIIALPFFGIITEIIPVFSRKPIFGYIGLVGATLAITGLSVTVWAHHMFATGAVLLPFFSFMSFLIAVPTGVKFFNWIGTMWKGSLSFETPMLWSIGFLVTFLFGGLTGIILASPPLDFHVTDTYFVVAHFHYVVFGTVVFAMFAGFHFWWPKMTGTMLDERLGKIHFWTLLVGFHTTFLVQHWLGAEGMPRRYADYLHADGFTTLNTVSSIGAFLLGASTLPFFYNVWKTARTGRRIDVDDPWGYGRSLEWATSCPPPRHNFVTLPRVRSESPAFDMHHPDIAQLDTAEDTGRRDVVEPGKGVAPLTGEDDEH from the coding sequence ATGGCCGCATCTACCACCGAGCCGCCCACTCTCGTCCCGGTGAAAGGCCGCAGGTGGGGAAGTGTGGTCGTCACCTGGGTGACGACCACCGATCACAAGAAGATCGGGCATCTGTATCTCATCGCGTCGTTCATGTTCTTCGTCATGGGCGGCGTGATGGCGCTGCTGCTGCGGGCGGAGCTGGCGCGGCCGGGTATGCAGATCATCTCGAACGAGCAGTACAACCAGATGTTCACGCTGCACGGCACGATCATGCTGCTGCTGTTCGCCACCCCGACCTTCGCGGGTTTCGCCAACGCGGTCATGCCGCTGCAGATCGGCGCGCCGGACGTCGCCTTTCCCCGGCTGAACATGCTGTCGTTCTGGCTGTTCCTCTTCGGAGGACTCATCGTGGTCAGCAGTCTGCTGACCCCGCAGGGCGCGGCCGACTTCGGCTGGACGGCCTACACACCACTCAGCGGCGACACACGTACCCCCCAGGTGGGAGGAGACCTGTGGATCATGGGGCTGGCGCTGTCCGGGTTCGGCACCATCCTCGGCGCGGTCAACTTCATCACCACGATCATCGGCCTGCGCATGCCGGGCATGACGATGTTCCGGATGCCGATCTTCACCTGGAACATCCTGCTGACCTCGGTGCTGGTCATCCTTGCTTTTCCCGTGCTGGCGGCCGCGCTTCTGGTCCTGGAGGCGGACCGGCGCTTCGGTGCCCAGGTGTTCAGCCCGGAGCACGGCGGCGCGCTCCTGTGGCAGCACCTGTTCTGGTTCTTCGGGCACCCGGAGGTCTACATCATCGCGCTGCCGTTCTTCGGCATCATCACCGAGATCATCCCGGTCTTCTCCCGTAAGCCGATCTTCGGCTACATCGGGCTGGTGGGCGCGACCCTCGCCATCACGGGGCTGTCCGTCACGGTGTGGGCGCACCACATGTTCGCGACCGGCGCGGTGCTGCTGCCGTTCTTCTCGTTCATGAGTTTCCTGATCGCCGTGCCGACGGGCGTGAAGTTCTTCAACTGGATCGGCACCATGTGGAAGGGCTCGCTGTCGTTCGAGACGCCGATGCTGTGGTCGATCGGCTTTCTGGTGACGTTCCTGTTCGGCGGCCTGACCGGCATCATCCTCGCCTCGCCGCCGCTGGACTTCCACGTCACCGACACCTACTTCGTCGTGGCCCACTTCCACTACGTCGTCTTCGGCACCGTGGTGTTCGCGATGTTCGCCGGCTTCCACTTCTGGTGGCCCAAGATGACCGGCACGATGCTCGACGAGCGCCTGGGCAAGATCCACTTCTGGACGCTGCTGGTCGGTTTCCACACGACCTTCCTCGTCCAGCACTGGCTCGGCGCCGAAGGCATGCCCCGCCGCTATGCCGACTACCTCCACGCGGACGGCTTCACCACCCTCAACACCGTCTCCAGCATCGGGGCGTTCCTGCTGGGAGCGTCCACGCTGCCGTTCTTCTACAACGTATGGAAGACGGCCAGGACCGGGCGGCGCATCGACGTCGACGACCCATGGGGTTACGGGCGATCGCTGGAGTGGGCGACCTCGTGTCCGCCGCCGCGGCACAACTTCGTCACCCTTCCCCGTGTCCGCTCCGAGTCGCCGGCGTTCGACATGCATCATCCGGACATCGCACAACTGGACACAGCCGAGGACACCGGCCGTCGCGACGTCGTCGAGCCCGGCAAGGGGGTGGCTCCATTGACGGGCGAGGACGACGAGCACTGA
- a CDS encoding Ku protein — MARAIWTGVLTFGLVSVPVGLYTATEDHTVHFHQLQRGTGDRVRYKRVNERTGKEVDSADIVKGYDIGDGEYVVVEPEELEEIAPGKSRVIDMAGFVDLDEVEPVFFDRTYYVAPQDKEYLKVYELLRAALQKSQKAGIATLTMRNKEYLTALRAQDEVLVLHTMHWADEVRDPRQELGLLPDRRTRTGGRELDTAQQLIDALSMEWNPDDFHDTTEERVQALVDAKREGREIVEEAGPPAATNVIDLMEALQSSVERARSKGTGKRARPAGELRRLPSREGDKERTGKRRGTKKAGGEKDLESLTKKELYELASGQGIEGRSKMTREQLVKALRAKAHAA; from the coding sequence ATGGCGAGAGCGATCTGGACCGGAGTGCTGACCTTCGGGCTGGTGTCGGTGCCGGTGGGTCTCTACACGGCGACCGAGGACCACACCGTCCACTTCCACCAGCTGCAGCGGGGCACCGGTGACCGTGTCCGCTACAAGAGGGTGAACGAGCGCACCGGGAAGGAGGTCGACAGCGCCGACATCGTGAAGGGCTACGACATCGGCGACGGCGAGTACGTGGTGGTCGAGCCGGAGGAGCTCGAGGAGATCGCCCCGGGCAAGTCGCGGGTGATCGACATGGCGGGCTTCGTCGACCTCGACGAGGTGGAGCCGGTCTTCTTCGACCGCACGTACTACGTCGCACCGCAGGACAAGGAATACCTGAAGGTGTACGAGCTGCTGCGCGCCGCTCTGCAGAAGTCGCAGAAGGCCGGCATCGCCACCCTCACCATGCGCAACAAGGAGTACCTCACCGCGCTCCGCGCCCAGGACGAGGTGCTGGTCCTGCACACCATGCACTGGGCCGACGAGGTGCGCGACCCCCGGCAGGAACTCGGCCTCCTGCCCGACCGGCGCACCAGGACCGGCGGCAGGGAACTCGACACCGCGCAGCAGCTGATCGACGCGCTGAGCATGGAGTGGAACCCGGACGACTTCCACGACACCACCGAAGAGCGCGTCCAGGCACTCGTCGACGCCAAGCGCGAGGGCCGGGAGATCGTCGAGGAGGCCGGACCGCCGGCGGCCACCAACGTGATCGACCTGATGGAGGCGCTGCAGAGCAGCGTCGAACGCGCCCGCTCGAAGGGCACCGGCAAGCGCGCCCGGCCGGCGGGCGAGCTGAGGCGGCTGCCCTCCCGCGAGGGTGACAAGGAACGGACCGGAAAGCGCCGAGGAACGAAGAAGGCCGGGGGCGAGAAGGATCTGGAGAGCCTGACCAAGAAGGAGCTCTACGAGCTCGCCTCCGGCCAAGGCATCGAGGGCCGCTCGAAGATGACCCGGGAGCAGCTGGTCAAGGCGCTCAGGGCCAAGGCCCACGCGGCGTGA
- the cpt gene encoding chloramphenicol phosphotransferase CPT encodes MTTQMIILNGGSSSGKSGIVRCLQAVLPDPWLAFGCDSFVDAMPAKMQASDGGIRIAADGGVSVGADFRALEAAWTDGIVAMARAGARVVVDDVFLGGAASQQRWRKALGGVTVLWVGVRCDSAVAAGREVARGDRVHGMAASQADAVHQGVFYDLEVDTTHTESLVCARTIAAHVS; translated from the coding sequence GTGACGACACAGATGATCATTCTCAACGGTGGTTCCAGCTCGGGGAAGTCCGGGATCGTCCGGTGCCTGCAGGCCGTACTCCCGGATCCCTGGCTGGCGTTCGGCTGCGACTCGTTCGTCGACGCCATGCCCGCGAAGATGCAGGCCTCGGACGGGGGCATCCGCATCGCTGCGGACGGCGGGGTGAGCGTCGGGGCGGACTTCCGGGCGCTGGAGGCGGCCTGGACGGACGGCATCGTGGCGATGGCCCGGGCAGGAGCCAGGGTCGTCGTCGATGACGTCTTCCTCGGCGGGGCGGCGTCCCAGCAGCGGTGGCGGAAGGCTCTGGGCGGGGTGACCGTGTTGTGGGTCGGCGTCAGATGTGACAGCGCGGTCGCCGCAGGCCGTGAGGTCGCACGAGGAGACCGCGTCCACGGGATGGCCGCGTCGCAGGCGGATGCGGTGCACCAGGGAGTGTTCTACGACCTGGAGGTGGACACGACGCACACCGAGTCCCTGGTGTGCGCGCGGACCATCGCCGCCCACGTCAGCTGA
- a CDS encoding DUF3618 domain-containing protein, with protein sequence MTDNGPRGQDPTPEELREQARATREELAHTVEALAAKADVKAQAQHKLAETRTQAQHKGAEVRQQVHDTTAHALQVARDRTPEPVRDKAAHAAGTVNDHRLLVLAALAAVTATVTVLLCRKRARR encoded by the coding sequence ATGACCGACAACGGCCCCCGTGGACAGGACCCCACTCCCGAGGAGCTGCGCGAGCAGGCCCGGGCCACCCGCGAAGAGCTCGCGCACACGGTCGAAGCACTGGCCGCCAAGGCGGACGTGAAGGCTCAGGCCCAGCACAAACTGGCCGAGACCAGGACCCAGGCCCAGCACAAGGGGGCGGAGGTCAGACAGCAGGTCCACGACACGACGGCGCACGCGCTGCAAGTGGCACGCGACAGGACGCCCGAGCCCGTACGCGACAAAGCCGCGCACGCGGCCGGCACGGTGAACGACCACCGTCTCCTCGTCCTTGCCGCGCTGGCCGCGGTCACCGCCACGGTCACCGTGCTGCTCTGCAGGAAGCGGGCCAGGCGATGA
- a CDS encoding phage holin family protein, giving the protein MDRSPETPPRHRDESVGELVKQASEQISQLLRQEMRLAQAEMKQKGKRFGLGGGLFGGAGLVAVLALQAVVATAIIALDLVWPLWLSALVVTAVLCAVAGVLAVAGKKQIDRGTPPAPQQTVDNVKADIAQIKESAHR; this is encoded by the coding sequence ATGGACAGGTCACCGGAAACCCCGCCCCGTCACCGGGACGAATCGGTGGGGGAGCTGGTCAAGCAGGCGTCCGAGCAGATCTCCCAGCTGCTGCGTCAGGAAATGCGCCTGGCGCAGGCGGAGATGAAGCAGAAGGGTAAGCGGTTCGGGCTGGGCGGCGGCCTGTTCGGCGGCGCCGGTCTCGTCGCCGTCCTCGCGCTGCAGGCTGTCGTGGCGACCGCCATCATCGCGCTCGATCTCGTCTGGCCGCTGTGGCTGTCCGCCCTTGTGGTCACGGCCGTGCTCTGCGCGGTGGCCGGCGTCCTTGCCGTAGCCGGCAAGAAGCAGATCGACCGGGGCACCCCGCCCGCACCCCAGCAGACCGTCGACAACGTCAAGGCCGACATCGCCCAGATCAAGGAAAGCGCACACCGATGA
- a CDS encoding YihY/virulence factor BrkB family protein, giving the protein MGKASWVAVLKRTLKEFKRDELTDRAAGLTYYGILALFPALLVLISLLGIAGSSATQSVLNNIQKLAPGAARDVLTNAVTQLQGSAGVGSVLALVGLLGALWSASGYVAAFIRTSNVVYDLPEGRPVWKVLPVRVGLTLTLVVLACVSALIVVLTGGIARQIGTALGIGDSALTVWSIAKWPVLVLLVTIMLAILYWAAPNARGRGFKFVSPGSLLALLIWMVASAGFAVYVANFGSYNKTYGTLAGVIIFLVWLWITNLAILLGLEFDAELARERAIIGGHPRREEPYVEPRDTRKWTAEDRSAMGETGPGPAGRDDG; this is encoded by the coding sequence ATGGGCAAGGCGTCGTGGGTGGCGGTGCTGAAACGCACGCTCAAGGAGTTCAAGCGGGACGAGCTCACCGACCGGGCGGCGGGCCTGACCTACTACGGGATCCTGGCCCTGTTCCCCGCGCTGCTCGTCCTGATCTCGCTGCTCGGGATCGCCGGCAGCTCGGCCACGCAGTCCGTCCTGAACAACATCCAGAAGCTCGCGCCGGGCGCGGCCCGTGACGTGCTCACCAACGCGGTGACTCAGCTGCAGGGCAGCGCCGGGGTCGGCTCCGTCCTGGCGCTCGTCGGCCTGCTGGGCGCGCTGTGGTCGGCGTCCGGCTATGTGGCGGCGTTCATCCGGACGTCCAACGTCGTCTACGACCTGCCCGAGGGCAGGCCGGTGTGGAAAGTACTTCCCGTACGCGTCGGACTGACCCTGACGCTGGTGGTCCTGGCATGCGTCAGCGCCCTGATCGTCGTACTCACCGGCGGCATCGCCCGTCAGATCGGCACCGCCCTGGGCATCGGAGACAGCGCCCTGACGGTCTGGTCGATCGCGAAATGGCCCGTACTGGTCCTGCTGGTCACGATCATGCTGGCGATCCTGTACTGGGCGGCACCGAACGCCAGGGGCCGTGGTTTCAAGTTCGTTTCCCCGGGCAGTCTGCTGGCGCTGCTGATCTGGATGGTGGCCTCCGCCGGCTTCGCGGTCTACGTGGCCAACTTCGGTTCCTACAACAAGACCTACGGCACCCTGGCCGGCGTCATCATCTTCCTCGTCTGGCTGTGGATCACCAACCTTGCGATCCTGCTCGGCCTGGAGTTCGACGCGGAACTGGCCAGGGAGCGGGCCATCATCGGGGGGCACCCCCGCCGGGAGGAGCCGTACGTCGAACCCCGGGACACCCGCAAGTGGACCGCCGAGGACCGCAGCGCCATGGGGGAGACCGGCCCCGGTCCCGCAGGTCGTGACGACGGCTGA
- a CDS encoding SDR family NAD(P)-dependent oxidoreductase encodes MTAEARAAGSGRGPAALHGKVAIVTGGAGGLGRATALALAAAGAEVVVADLDVEGGREVADLVGGSFRTCDVSDLDANRALVDFAVERCGGVDIAFLNAGVATGCGVADDFDLARYRRAMGANLDGVVFGTHAVLPALRARGGGSIVATASLAGLASVPLDPLYGANKHAVVGLARSLGPALAPDGIRFNAICPGFAESRIIDPLRDMLSAQGMPVIPAEVVADTVLRIVTGDDTGECWFVQAGREPEPFRFRNVPGPGQPAYA; translated from the coding sequence ATGACCGCCGAGGCCCGGGCCGCGGGGAGCGGGCGGGGACCGGCAGCGCTGCACGGCAAGGTCGCGATCGTCACCGGCGGTGCCGGCGGGCTGGGCAGGGCCACCGCGCTGGCGCTCGCCGCGGCGGGCGCCGAGGTGGTCGTCGCCGACCTCGACGTGGAGGGCGGCCGGGAGGTGGCCGACCTCGTCGGCGGCAGCTTCCGGACGTGCGACGTCTCCGACCTCGACGCGAACCGTGCCCTGGTGGACTTCGCCGTCGAACGCTGCGGCGGTGTCGACATCGCGTTCCTGAACGCGGGGGTGGCGACGGGCTGCGGGGTCGCCGACGACTTCGACCTGGCACGCTACCGTCGCGCCATGGGCGCCAATCTCGACGGCGTCGTCTTCGGCACCCATGCCGTCCTGCCGGCGTTGCGGGCCCGCGGCGGTGGGTCGATCGTGGCGACCGCGTCCCTGGCCGGCCTGGCCTCGGTACCGCTCGACCCGCTGTACGGGGCCAACAAGCACGCCGTGGTGGGCCTCGCACGTTCACTGGGGCCCGCGCTGGCCCCCGACGGCATCCGGTTCAACGCGATCTGCCCGGGCTTCGCCGAGTCACGGATCATCGACCCGCTGCGCGACATGCTCTCCGCGCAGGGGATGCCGGTCATCCCCGCGGAGGTGGTCGCCGACACGGTGCTGCGCATCGTCACCGGCGACGACACCGGTGAGTGCTGGTTCGTCCAGGCGGGCCGCGAGCCGGAGCCGTTCCGCTTCCGCAACGTGCCGGGGCCGGGGCAGCCGGCATACGCCTGA
- a CDS encoding NADP-dependent oxidoreductase gives MSATNRQIRLAARPVGDVEPKDWEHVSVPVEAPGPGRFAGRTRVISLDPAMRGWLDDRPSYLPPVGLGEVMRAGSVIEVTASNHPDFRPGDHVAGTFGVQEHVVSDGKGALKIDTSLAPPSTYLGALGMPGMTAYFGLLDVGALKEGETVVVSGAAGAVGTVVGQIAKVKGCRVVGIAGGPEKCRLLTDELGFDAAIDYRAGDVKRALREQTPDGIDVYFDNVGGDILDAALTRLAMHARVVVCGAISQYNNATPVNGPSNYLSLLVRRARMEGFVVFDYAKRYAQAGQEIAGWIGQGRLKVKEHVVKGTVDDFPETLRMLFRGENVGKLVLELA, from the coding sequence ATGTCTGCGACCAACCGCCAGATCCGCCTGGCAGCCCGCCCCGTGGGCGACGTCGAGCCGAAGGACTGGGAACACGTCTCGGTGCCCGTCGAGGCACCCGGCCCCGGCCGGTTCGCGGGCCGCACACGCGTCATATCGCTGGACCCCGCGATGCGCGGTTGGCTCGACGACCGCCCGTCCTACCTCCCGCCCGTCGGGCTCGGCGAGGTGATGCGTGCGGGATCGGTCATCGAGGTGACCGCCTCCAACCACCCCGATTTCCGGCCGGGGGATCACGTCGCGGGCACGTTCGGCGTCCAGGAGCACGTCGTGTCCGACGGCAAGGGCGCGCTGAAGATCGACACCTCGCTCGCGCCGCCCTCCACCTACCTCGGCGCCCTTGGCATGCCCGGTATGACCGCGTACTTCGGCCTGCTGGACGTCGGTGCCCTCAAGGAAGGCGAGACCGTCGTCGTGTCCGGCGCCGCGGGTGCCGTCGGCACCGTCGTCGGCCAGATCGCCAAGGTCAAGGGCTGCCGCGTCGTCGGCATCGCCGGAGGACCCGAGAAGTGCAGGCTGCTCACCGACGAACTGGGATTCGACGCGGCGATCGACTACCGGGCCGGCGACGTCAAGCGGGCACTGCGCGAGCAGACTCCTGACGGCATCGACGTCTACTTCGACAATGTCGGAGGGGACATCCTCGACGCCGCGCTCACCCGGCTGGCCATGCACGCCCGCGTGGTCGTCTGCGGCGCCATCAGCCAGTACAACAACGCGACACCGGTCAACGGCCCCTCCAACTACCTGTCCCTCCTGGTGCGCCGTGCCCGCATGGAGGGCTTCGTGGTCTTCGACTACGCCAAGCGCTACGCCCAGGCCGGACAGGAAATCGCCGGCTGGATCGGCCAGGGCCGGCTCAAGGTCAAGGAGCATGTGGTGAAGGGGACGGTGGACGACTTCCCCGAGACGCTCCGGATGCTCTTCCGCGGCGAGAACGTCGGCAAGCTCGTGCTGGAGCTGGCATGA
- a CDS encoding SRPBCC family protein, translating into MGIDETAERVIPFACEQVAAYAMDWRHDAEWTQGIREATLTREADTGGFGVGAEVTRTAYFVGKRIDYVLRVAAYEPPTLLDMVSVAGPMPMHVTYSFAPHARGTLARIRVRGDTANYYRPAAPLMARKVRSSLVKDLRDLERQLSTTPQR; encoded by the coding sequence ATGGGAATCGACGAGACGGCGGAACGGGTGATCCCGTTCGCGTGCGAGCAGGTGGCGGCCTACGCGATGGACTGGCGGCACGATGCCGAATGGACCCAGGGCATCCGTGAGGCGACGCTGACACGGGAAGCCGACACCGGCGGGTTCGGGGTGGGCGCCGAGGTGACCCGTACCGCGTACTTCGTGGGCAAGCGGATCGACTACGTGCTGCGCGTGGCCGCGTACGAGCCGCCGACACTGTTGGACATGGTCTCCGTCGCGGGCCCGATGCCGATGCACGTCACGTACTCGTTCGCACCGCACGCGCGGGGCACACTCGCTCGCATCCGCGTCCGGGGCGACACGGCCAACTACTACCGCCCCGCCGCACCCCTGATGGCGCGGAAGGTCCGTTCCTCACTGGTCAAGGACCTGCGCGACCTGGAGCGGCAGCTCAGTACGACGCCACAGCGATGA
- a CDS encoding TrkH family potassium uptake protein, with protein sequence MVNRRWPRPRHPAQVVVAGFATAILVGAGLLMLPVARSGPGGASLLEALFTSVSAVCVTGLVVVDTPAYWTGFGQVVILALIQLGGLGIMTFASLLVVLVSRRMGLRARLTAAAETKTLGLGEVRSVISGVVKVSLLLEALTALVLTLRFGLGYDNSWPRALWLGVFHAVSAFNNAGFALYSDSLMGFVTDPWICLPVACAVIAGGLGFPVLFELRRRWRRPRSWSLHTKIVVCASSVFLVGGSVFITAIEWTNPATLGPLDTPGKLLAGFFQGVMPRTAGFNSIDTGQMNPASWLGMDVLMFVGGASAGTAGGIKVTTFAVLFFVMYAEVRGESAVNIFHRRLHGDTQRQALTVVLLSVAAVVGSTVVFMVFTDINLDRSLFEVISAFATVGLSTGITADLPATEQVLLTALMFIGRLGPITVASALALRQRVRMYDLPEERPVIG encoded by the coding sequence GTGGTGAACCGGCGGTGGCCCCGCCCCCGGCATCCGGCACAGGTCGTCGTCGCGGGTTTCGCCACGGCGATCCTGGTGGGGGCCGGGCTGCTGATGCTTCCCGTGGCCAGAAGCGGCCCGGGCGGCGCGAGTCTGCTCGAGGCGCTGTTCACCTCGGTGTCGGCGGTGTGCGTGACGGGCCTGGTCGTGGTGGACACACCCGCCTACTGGACCGGGTTCGGGCAAGTGGTGATCCTGGCTCTGATCCAGCTCGGCGGGCTGGGCATCATGACCTTCGCCTCCCTGCTGGTGGTGCTCGTCTCCCGCCGGATGGGGCTGCGTGCCCGGCTGACCGCGGCGGCCGAGACGAAAACACTGGGACTGGGCGAGGTCCGCTCCGTCATTTCCGGCGTGGTCAAGGTGAGCCTGCTGCTGGAAGCGCTCACGGCACTGGTGCTGACGCTGCGTTTCGGCCTCGGCTACGACAACTCATGGCCGCGGGCCCTGTGGCTGGGCGTCTTCCACGCCGTCTCGGCGTTCAACAACGCAGGCTTCGCGCTGTACTCCGACAGCCTGATGGGTTTCGTCACCGACCCGTGGATCTGCCTGCCGGTCGCGTGCGCCGTCATCGCCGGCGGCCTCGGGTTCCCGGTGCTCTTCGAGCTACGGCGCCGCTGGCGCAGGCCGCGGTCCTGGTCGCTGCACACCAAGATCGTGGTGTGTGCCAGCAGTGTCTTCCTGGTCGGTGGCAGCGTGTTCATCACCGCGATCGAATGGACCAACCCGGCGACCCTGGGCCCGCTGGACACACCGGGCAAGCTGCTGGCCGGCTTCTTCCAGGGAGTCATGCCCCGTACTGCAGGCTTCAACAGCATCGACACCGGCCAGATGAACCCGGCCAGCTGGCTCGGCATGGACGTCCTGATGTTCGTCGGCGGCGCCAGCGCCGGCACCGCCGGCGGCATCAAGGTCACCACATTCGCGGTGCTCTTCTTCGTCATGTACGCCGAAGTACGGGGCGAGAGCGCGGTCAACATCTTCCACCGGCGCCTGCACGGCGACACCCAGCGCCAGGCGCTGACCGTCGTCCTGCTCTCCGTGGCCGCCGTCGTCGGCTCCACGGTGGTTTTCATGGTCTTCACCGACATCAATCTCGACCGGTCGCTGTTCGAAGTCATCTCCGCGTTCGCCACCGTCGGACTGTCCACCGGCATCACGGCCGACCTGCCCGCCACCGAACAGGTGCTGCTGACCGCACTGATGTTCATCGGCCGGCTCGGCCCCATCACCGTGGCCTCCGCGCTCGCCCTGCGCCAGCGCGTCCGCATGTACGACCTTCCCGAGGAGCGACCCGTCATTGGCTAG
- a CDS encoding potassium channel family protein — protein sequence MARNRSPRTRRITQSDSVVVIGLGRFGRALALELVDEHTEVLGIDEDPELVQQLSGTLTHVVRADSTKEDVLRQLAVHEFNRAVVAIGTDLEASILTASLLVSFGIQDVWAKAISEAHGRILTQIGVHHVVYPEHDMGQRVAHLVRGRMLDYIEFEDDFAMVKTTPPTDIIGRRLADSAVRTRYGLTVVAIKRPGEGFTYATPETVVRADDTIIVAGRTRETEHFSELQ from the coding sequence TTGGCTAGGAACCGCAGTCCCAGAACACGCCGCATCACCCAGAGCGATTCCGTCGTGGTGATCGGCCTGGGCCGCTTCGGACGAGCCCTGGCCCTGGAACTCGTCGACGAGCACACCGAGGTCCTCGGCATCGACGAGGACCCGGAGCTCGTCCAGCAGCTCTCGGGCACCCTCACCCACGTGGTGCGCGCCGACTCCACCAAGGAGGACGTGCTGCGTCAGCTGGCCGTCCACGAGTTCAACCGCGCCGTCGTCGCCATCGGCACCGACCTGGAGGCCAGCATCCTGACCGCCTCCCTGCTCGTCTCCTTCGGCATCCAGGACGTCTGGGCGAAGGCCATCAGCGAGGCCCACGGCCGCATCCTCACGCAGATCGGAGTGCACCACGTCGTCTATCCCGAGCACGACATGGGCCAGCGCGTCGCCCATCTGGTCCGCGGACGCATGCTCGACTACATCGAGTTCGAGGACGACTTCGCCATGGTGAAGACCACCCCGCCCACCGACATCATCGGCAGACGTCTCGCCGACAGCGCCGTCCGCACCCGCTACGGCCTGACCGTCGTGGCGATCAAGCGCCCCGGTGAAGGCTTCACCTACGCCACCCCCGAGACCGTCGTCCGAGCCGACGACACCATCATCGTCGCCGGACGCACCCGAGAGACCGAACACTTCAGCGAACTCCAGTGA
- a CDS encoding DUF6098 family protein codes for MSKSTQTMPVFDSLAALTRVVTDRRGLYVRWSRGPGQDLRDVSSTDDLTGVPLPGLSASPLDIEDWWGGRPPHVWVARRLHDYCHFPHVKGSGTRPWVLHGTEATRGPDNEPLVKDVEPLGWIASRVITEATEVVTSQPGDWGPMDRNGAA; via the coding sequence ATGAGCAAGTCAACGCAGACGATGCCGGTCTTCGACAGTCTGGCGGCGCTCACCCGGGTCGTCACCGACCGCCGCGGTCTCTATGTGCGCTGGTCGCGCGGACCCGGTCAGGACCTGCGGGACGTCTCGAGCACCGATGACCTGACAGGGGTCCCGCTGCCGGGGCTGTCGGCCAGCCCGCTCGACATCGAGGACTGGTGGGGCGGGCGTCCCCCGCACGTCTGGGTCGCCCGGCGACTGCACGACTACTGCCATTTCCCGCACGTGAAGGGCTCCGGCACGCGACCGTGGGTACTGCACGGCACCGAGGCGACCCGCGGCCCGGACAACGAACCCCTCGTGAAGGACGTCGAGCCGCTCGGCTGGATCGCCAGCCGCGTCATCACCGAAGCAACAGAGGTGGTCACCTCCCAGCCCGGCGACTGGGGGCCCATGGACCGCAACGGCGCCGCCTGA
- a CDS encoding DUF5133 domain-containing protein, with protein MLMAHPAVLQNLVEQYDTLRILHADKGSAEVRQRMDDIARTLCVSTGTRDIDAALIAARHQLPGARPEDDSLLPA; from the coding sequence ATGCTGATGGCTCACCCCGCGGTGCTTCAGAACCTGGTCGAGCAGTACGACACCTTGCGCATCCTGCACGCCGACAAAGGCAGCGCCGAGGTTCGGCAGCGCATGGACGACATCGCCCGCACGCTGTGCGTGTCGACCGGCACACGCGACATCGACGCGGCCCTGATCGCGGCCCGCCATCAACTGCCCGGCGCCCGCCCCGAAGACGACTCCCTGCTCCCCGCTTGA
- a CDS encoding DUF2795 domain-containing protein, producing MNVNPIALQKCLGGVGYPADKRQILDQAKQHGADQKIMEALDALPEKSYDSPAEVNKEVSKEGQ from the coding sequence ATGAACGTGAATCCCATCGCATTGCAGAAGTGCCTGGGCGGCGTGGGGTACCCCGCGGACAAGCGGCAGATCCTGGACCAGGCGAAGCAGCACGGTGCCGACCAGAAGATCATGGAGGCGCTCGACGCTCTGCCGGAGAAGAGCTACGACTCGCCGGCCGAAGTGAACAAGGAAGTGAGCAAGGAGGGACAGTAG